The Rhododendron vialii isolate Sample 1 chromosome 6a, ASM3025357v1 genome includes a window with the following:
- the LOC131329495 gene encoding alpha-1,3-arabinosyltransferase XAT3-like, with product MEKAPRSLVLGATPFFCLLLLSLLYTVEIRSRQVPSNQWKKTHSGVSRIEDQHHMHSLMKRLLKGGNQTQLEETGLACHYDYHTEVCVSNRPVRIDTLTMKVYVPYDQGMPEADSIIIPYAKREDKWITGTAVSSVQILRENISTAPACEYTHNVPAVVFSSGGSTGNIFHEFTELIVPLFLTSRHFQSRLHFMVTDFRLQFMSKYKKIFSHLSSYEVINPAANVSVHCFPGAVVGLHYHDHLAIKTTEIPEGYSMLDFKQFLRDSYNLRIRESSQTQTEKPTLILVSRKKSRAFLNEDEMVTMMKALGFRVVIGQPDMMANMDKFAEIVNSCSILVGAHGAGLTNAVFLPEGAVLVQVVGLGIDWISNTYFGVPAPGMGLNYIDYKIEPEESSLISLYGKDHPVIVDPESITSQGYEVGRAVYLLKQNFNIDVVRFRETLVKALGLLGRSAPLG from the exons ATGGAGAAGGCGCCAAGAAGTCTGGTTTTGGGCGCAACTCCGTTTTTCTGCTTGCTTCTCCTCTCCTTGCTCTACACTGTCGAAATCAGATCACGTCAAGTTCCGTCAAATCAAT GGAAGAAAACGCATTCGGGCGTGAGTCGCATAGAAGATCAACATCATATGCATTCTCTCATGAAAAGACTACTGAAAG GAGGAAATCAAACTCAACTGGAAGAGACCGGATTAGCTTGCCATTATGACTATCACACTGAAGTTTGTGTGTCCAATAGACCAGTAAGAATCGATACACTTACTATGAAGGTTTATGTACCATACGATCAAGGTATGCCTGAAGCCGATAGCATAATCATTCCATATGCAAAGAGGGAAGATAAGTGGATCACGGGAACGGCCGTTTCATCAGTGCAGATACTTCGGGAAAACATCTCCACCGCTCCAGCTTGTGAGTATACCCATAATGTCCCTGCCGTAGTTTTCTCATCCGGCGGATCCACAGGAAACATATTCCATGAATTCACGGAATTAATCGTTCCTTTGTTCCTCACTAGTCGCCACTTCCAATCTCGCCTACACTTTATGGTCACCGATTTCAGACTTCAGTTCATGAGTAAATATAAGAAAATTTTCTCCCATTTGTCAAGCTATGAAGTCATTAATCCAGCAGCAAATGTAAGCGTGCATTGCTTTCCGGGAGCAGTTGTCGGGCTTCACTACCATGACCATCTTGCCATTAAGACCACGGAAATCCCCGAAGGTTACTCCATGCTCGATTTCAAGCAGTTTCTCAGAGATTCTTACAATCTAAGGATACGAGAATCGTCACAGACACAGACGGAAAAACCGACGTTGATACTTGTATCTCGCAAAAAATCAAGAGCCTTTCTGAACGAAGATGAGATGGTGACCATGATGAAGGCATTGGGCTTCAGAGTTGTCATCGGACAGCCTGATATGATGGCCAATATGGACAAATTTGCGGAGATAGTGAACTCGTGCAGCATACTGGTTGGTGCCCACGGTGCTGGGCTTACAAATGCTGTCTTCTTGCCGGAAGGGGCTGTCCTGGTGCAAGTGGTGGGGCTGGGGATAGATTGGATTTCAAACACTTACTTCGGCGTTCCAGCTCCAGGAATGGGTTTGAATTACATAGATTACAAAATTGAACCAGAGGAaagctctctcatctctctttaCGGCAAAGATCACCCTGTCATTGTTGATCCGGAATCGATAACCTCGCAAGGGTACGAGGTTGGTAGGGCTGTGTACCTACTAAAGCAAAATTTTAATATTGATGTTGTGAGGTTTAGAGAGACTCTTGTCAAAGCACTTGGACTTCTTGGGCGCTCAGCTCCTTTGGGTTGA